The Xyrauchen texanus isolate HMW12.3.18 chromosome 28, RBS_HiC_50CHRs, whole genome shotgun sequence genome has a segment encoding these proteins:
- the LOC127621737 gene encoding uncharacterized protein LOC127621737 yields the protein MPVLSCPLCTREYARMSQHLVVFHKIENKEERKLLLSLQSGRVNINSCLCPVAGCGKATTRIDRHLKLHTELSTSEKESAVLSCKRKRVIGQLAALRATNPEVPLVSTLDLDPDIEEADCPFEEEEEEEEEGCSNPGCKNLIEKLKLEISNLNRSNDTLTGALQNVTKKYRRLQKRAESRGAGRLTKATRRLISSVKSDASADTSTVQPSPSDLDPYLSQQPQDPDESDRGSTLKKIMEEYKTNQLGPDPSLKHIDNVNAKMFRIKQFLTYMAEGKSRLSTLVFLNETSRIHAWVSSLRHAHMKETTIDYYVQNVSHFITYISETPPPSCRLSKTVLIGLHREMQTVKKSLKRKVAMHRTLVKTQKQHRVLSKATILKCLSQAKQAIPNILALLESDVATTALQWEFYGHLSAYLAALYGHRGGVFQNMLIKEVEEAQESPSDGVFLINIQFHKTNQMFGPAQIAVTREEYEWMQRFLKIRRRLPGGSTAQYFFFTSTTNVCKKLVTYFRSAWKAMGLPGSPNFTDLRTSIASHAKFTHSEDNRMKIAKFMCHDVTTADRFYVTNLSVKQAVEHRMLFEAALKGEDDSTAGVKRVRPGRKTDEPRKRLKASEEASGDTSGSPEMSPETSQGEEGLSEGDASGQSGEGSATSSQEGLPVPSPKKPPIVVIPPVRTKKKTLTPRRISPIRVEKVEEGVSEGDAPGQSGEGSATSRQEGSPVPSPKNTPTVVISPLQSIRNKLRPRRISPIPVEKVKKMAQQKNVNKKDSEHPSSSEEIIGRGNIPPPPPPPPNSPNLPRHQSPRHAPPSPPRPLPHAFDEYFADDEEEEDE from the exons ATGCCTGTTTTATCTTGCCCGCTTTGTACACGAGAGTATGCTCGGATGAGCCAGCACTTGGTAGTATTTCACAAGATTGAGAATAAGGAGGAGAGAAAGCTTCTGCTGTCACTGCAGTCCGGGAGGGTAAATATCAACAGTTGCCTTTGCCCAGTTGCTGGTTGTGGGAAGGCAACAACCCGGATAGACCGGCACCTGAAATTGCACACGGAGTTGTCCACTTCTGAAAAGGAGAGCGCAGTCTTGTCCTGCAAGAGAAAGAGGGTGATCGGACAGCTGGCAGCACTTAGGGCCACGAACCCGGAGGTGCCACTGGTTAGCACCCTGGATTTGGATCCGGACATTGAGGAAGCTGATTGCCCAtttgaagaggaggaggaggaggaggaggaaggatGCAGCAACCCTGgctgtaaaaatctaattgaaAAGCTGAAGCTAGAAATCAGTAACCTTAACCGTAGCAACGACACGCTGACCGGTGCCCTGCAAAACGTTACCAAGAAGTACCGTCGTTTGCAGAAGAGGGCAGAATCCAGGGGTGCGGGCCGCTTAACCAAGGCAACCAGGAGACTGATCTCTTCTGTCAAGTCTGACGCTTCTGCCGACACTTCCACCGTGCAGCCGTCGCCCAGCGATTTGGATCCCTACCTCAGCCAGCAGCCACAGGATCCTGACGAAAGCGATCGTGGGTCGACACTGA aaaaaaTCATGGAGGAGTACAAGACAAATCAGTTGGGTCCAGACCCATCTTTAAAGCACATTGACAATGTCAATGCAAAAATGTTCCGCATTAAACAATTTCTTACATACATGGCTGAGGGAAAGTCAAGACTGAGCACCCTGGTGTTTTTGAACGAAACAAGCAGGATTCATGC gTGGGTCAGCTCCTTGCGCCATGCACATATGAAGGAGACCACTATTGATTATTATGTACAGAATGTTTCACATTTCATCACGTACATCTCGGAAACTCCTCCACCTTCCTGCCGGCTTTCAAAAACAGTATTAATTGGTCTTCATCGGGAGATGCAGACTGTCAAAAAGTCTTTGAAGAGAAAAGTGGCCATGCACCGGACATTGGTGAAGACCCAAAAGCAGCATAGGGTGCTGAGCAAAGCCACTATTTTGAAGTGCCTGAGCCAGGCCAAGCAGGCCATCCCCAATATTCTGG CCCTCCTGGAAAGTGACGTGGCCACCACAGCTCTTCAGTGGGAGTTTTATGGCCACTTGTCGGCGTACTTGGCAGCCCTCTACGGTCACCGAGGGGGGGTTTTCCAAAATATGTTAATAAAGGAGGTCGAGGAGGCCCAGGAATCCCCATCCGACGGTGTATTCTTGATCAAC ATCCAGTTCCACAAAACCAACCAAATGTTTGGCCCAGCACAGATAGCCGTAACCAGGGAGGAGTACGAATGGATGCAGCGCTTTCTCAAAATAAGGAGAAGACTTCCCGGTGGCAGCACTgcccaatactttttttttacttcaacgACAAACGTCTGCAAAAAGCTGGTGACATATTTCCGTAGCGCTTGGAAGGCGATGGGACTTCCAGGCAGCCCAAACTTCACTGACCTCAGAACCTCAATCGCCAGTCAT GCTAAATTCACTCATTCGGAAGACAACAGAATGAAAATTGCCAAATTCATGTGTCACGATGTTACGACGGCCGACAGGTTTTATGTGACTAACTTGTCGGTCAAGCAGGCTGTTGAGCACCGGATGCTTTTCGAGGCTGCGCTGAAAGGGGAGGACGACAGTACAGCAGGGGTCAAGCGAGTGCGCCCTGGCCGGAAAACGGACGAACCAAGGAAGAGGCTGAAGGCATCTGAAGAAGCCTCGGGTGACACATCAGGCTCTCCTGAGATGAGTCCCGAGACCAGCCAG GGTGAAGAGGGCCTGTCCGAAGGTGATGCATCAGGGCAGAGTGGAGAAGGCTCAGCGACAAGCAGCCAGGAGGGTTTACCAGTCCCCTCGCCCAAAAAACCCCCGATTGTTGTGATTCCCCCGgtgaggacaaaaaaaaaaacattgacaccACGCCGCATTTCACCCATAAGGGTTGAGAAG GTTGAAGAGGGCGTGTCCGAAGGTGATGCACCAGGGCAGAGTGGAGAAGGCTCAGCGACAAGCAGACAGGAGGGTTCACCGGTCCCCTCGCCAAAAAACACCCCGACTGTTGTGATTTCCCCGTTGCAGTCAATAAGGAATAAATTGAGACCACGCCGCATTTCACCCATACCTGTCGAGAAGGTTAAAAAAATGGCCCAGCAGAAGAATGTCAACAAGAAA gacagcgaacacccatcCTCCTCGGAGGAGATCATAGGAAGAGGTAATATtcctcctcctccccctcctccccCTAACAGTCCCAATTTGCCCCGCCATCAATCGCCCCGCCATGCGCCCCCATCTCCTCCACGGCCTCTTCCTCATGCTTTTGATGAG TATTTTGCAGACGACGAAGAGGAGGAGGACGaatga